The following are from one region of the Coffea eugenioides isolate CCC68of chromosome 2, Ceug_1.0, whole genome shotgun sequence genome:
- the LOC113759859 gene encoding protein FAR1-RELATED SEQUENCE 7-like, translating into MDCSKLAENGTPELGMEFNSEEDAYKFYNKYAFKMGFSVRKDYLNKDKDGVTTSRRYSCCKEGVKRKYEGDVMPKRTRAPTKTGCGAKMVIVLFRGTMKYRVHDLVLEHNHELHIAQCAHMMPSQRKVSVAQGFQAEISEDAGLSLKQSHELMGTEAGGMGNVGYTRDDLKRYLRTRRERSLKYGEAGSMLNYFQEQTLENPSFFHAVQLDCEEQITNIFWADAGMLIDYNFFGNVVTFDTTYKTNKEYRPLGVFVGFNQHRQIVIFGAALMYDETIDSFKWVFGTFLEAMCGKHPSTILTDQDHAMTAALSIVMPETFHGLCTFHIRRNFMKHLGNHYKKNSDLPYMFGACMYEFEEVEQFNRVWEAMVKKHNLENNEWLSGLYKIRDKWARCMMKERWTAGMRSTQLSESLNAAIKNHLKLDHDLVQFFRHFNRVVDEKRHNELIAEYEMRQKLPMVGLRQTPMLVHASETYSPTVFVAFQNEYGESTAMVILRQQDAAMFVEFAVMRYDGGPERTVVFNRNDLSVRCSCKKYENEGILCGHALKVFDTVGIKIIPPEYIKRRWTKRARAGDCFDRRGQEVVADPKVMISTRYRELAPAMIKVATRAAMSEDTSKVAITVISYEVVQNLVEESQGNAVSGDSEEDPEEDPDEEPVAPEEEAESVGSVGMYTTEQRRVRRFVQGLNVEIHEALAAAQIDTFTEVLEKAQRIEIARAQVRAFHGKRRGAPSGSRGQVHSEWGMSPPKIGRGAGDGRFTGTSRGVTPRGAPGGRGQARGASQGGQTSAPRVSCGYYEKSNHTEDNCWRKARKCLRCGSIEH; encoded by the exons ATGGATTGCAGTAAATTGGCAGAAAATGGGACCCCTGAGTTAGGAATGGAGTTCAACAGTGAAGAGGATGCGTACAAGTTTTACAACAAGTATGCCTTTAAAATGGGTTTCAGTGTACGTAAAGACTATCTGAATAAAGATAAAGACGGCGTGACCACGTCTAGGAGATATAGTTGCTGCAAGGAAGGTGTGAAACGCAAGTACGAAGGTGATGTGATGCCAAAGAGGACACGAGCGCCGACGAAAACAGGGTGTGGAGCTAAGATGGTTATCGTGTTGTTTAGAGGGACAATGAAGTACCGTGTGCATGACCTTGTCTTAGAGCATAATCATGAGTTGCACATTGCTCAATGTGCTCACATGATGCCATCACAAAGAAAAGTGAGTGTGGCTCAAGGATTCCAAGCTGAAATAAGCGAGGATGCTGGGCTTTCATTGAAACAGAGCCATGAGCTTATGGGAACGGAAGCAGGTGGGATGGGTAATGTGGGATATACTCGGGATGATCTTAAACGATATCTTCGAACGAGACGGGAAAGGAGCTTGAAATATGGAGAAGCAGGTAGCATGCTGAATTATTTTCAAGAGCAAACACTCGAGAATCCATCCTTTTTTCATGCCGTACAGCTGGACTGTGAAGAACAAATAACGAATATCTTTTGGGCTGATGCAGGAATGTTAATTGACTACAACTTTTTTGGAAACGTAGTCACATTCGACACaacctacaaaacaaataaagaataccGGCCACTTGGAGTATTTGTGGGTTTTAACCAGCATAGGCAAATTGTGATATTCGGTGCTGCCCTTATGTATGATGAGACGATAGATTCTTTCAAATGGGTGTTTGGTACATTTTTAGAAGCAATGTGCGGAAAACATCCAAGTACCATACTAACCGACCAAGATCACGCCATGACAGCCGCTCTTTCAATTGTCATGCCTGAAACATTTCACGGTCTATGTACGTTTCACATAAGGCGTAATTTTATGAAACATCTTGGcaatcactacaagaaaaataGTGATCTTCCATACATGTTTGGTGCCTGCATGTATGAGTTTGAAGAAGTGGAACAATTCAATAGGGTGTGGGAGGCGATGGTGAAGAAACACAatcttgaaaataatgaatggcTCTCAGGGTTGTACAAAATTCGTGATAAATGGGCAAGGTGCAtgatgaaagaaagatggaCCGCGGGAATGCGAAGCACCCAACTCAGCGAAAGCCTAAATGCAGCaattaaaaatcatttgaaactggATCATGACCTTGTGCAGTTCTTTAGACATTTCAATCGGGTGGTTGATGAAAAGAGACATAATGAACTGATCGCAGAATATGAAATGAGGCAAAAGCTCCCCATGGTAGGGTTAAGGCAAACACCTATGCTTGTGCATGCATCAGAGACGTATTCACCAACCGTATTTGTTGCATTCCAAAATGAATATGGCGAGTCAACAGCTATGGTTATATTGAGACAACAAGATGCAGCGATGTTTGTGGAGTTTGCGGTCATGAGGTATGATGGAGGACCTGAAAGAACAGTAGTATTCAATCGGAATGATCTAAGTGTACGTTGCAGTTGCAAAAAATACGAGAATGAAGGCATTTTATGTGGGCACGCGTTGAAGGTGTTTGATACCGTGGGCATAAAAATAATTCCTCCTGAATACATTAAGAGGCGATGGACAAAAAGAGCTCGGGCTGGAGACTGTTTTGATCGGCGAGGACAGGAAGTTGTGGCTGATCCTAAAGTCATGATTTCAACTCGTTATAGGGAGCTCGCTCCAGCCATGATTAAGGTCGCAACTCGAGCAGCAATGTCGGAGGACACCAGCAAAGTAGCAATCACTGTCATatcct ATGAAGTAGTGCAGAACTTGGTCGAGGAGAGTCAAGGGAATGCAGTCTCTGGTGATTctgaggaggatcctgaggaggacccAGATGAGGAACCGGTTGCACCCGAGGAGGAGGCAGAGTCGGTCGGATCG GTTGGCATGTACA ctacggagcaaaggagggtaAGAAGGTTTGTACAGGGACTAAATGTGGAAATACATGAGGCCTTGGCGGCGGCACAAATTGATACTTTTACGGAGGTTCTGGAAAAAGCCCAGAGAATAGAAATTGCCAGGGCACAAGTAAGGGCTTTTCATGgaaaaaggagaggtgcgcctAGTGGAAGTCGGGGGCAGGTACATAGTGAATGGGGCATGTCACCTCCTAAAATCGGTCGAGGAGCTGGAGATGGAAGGTTTACGGGTACATCTAGGGGAGTTACTCCAAGAGGAGCCCCAGGTGGACGGGGACAAGCGAGAGGTGCCTCGCAGGGAGGCCAGACATCCGCTCCCAGAGTATCTTGTGGGTACTATGAGAAATCCAACCATACTGAGGATAATTGCTGGCGAAAGGCTCGAAAGTGCCTACGGTGTGGAAGTATTGAGCACTAG